The DNA window tACAAGAGAAACTGAAATAGTGAGACCCACAGaagctcatcaaagctcaacaccACTCCGGAAGCCTAAAGAATGGAAGTCCAcgaggggttatcctcatgacttcatcattggtgatccctctcaaggtgtaacaacaagatccttgatgattgaatttttgacggtttagaatttcacaaatgaattctcgttacaagtatagtttctaaaccaacaataatcctttcatacaaaaatttgtttgtcactagtacaaaccccacTACTACATAATTGTCTTTtactaacatttaaaaaatgttatcaaattatattaaaatgttaccTATGTATATTAGTAACATTTTAACAAATGTTAAATATACCCTATGTTACTAAAGAGTTTTACTAACATTCTCCTAAAGATTTAATaacatttaataaaaatgttacaATAGATCTTCTATAgtaatattatgaaaaatgtCATAATAGACCTTTCTTAgtaacacttaaaaaaatattacaatagatattttttgtaatacttaaaaaaatattactataaatattttttgtaattattaaaaattgtcACAATAAGTctttctaataatattttaaaaaatgttacaatgGATATTCTATGGCAATGCTCTAATAAGTGTTACAAAAGATTTTCTTTgctaacaattaaaaaatattataataaatcttTAGTAACATTTAAATgcacaaaatattaaattaaaatctttttcttcaattacatattttacaccccactttaaaaattaaatccaaaatatttaaatactaaaattggTCCAATAAGTCAATTTTCCTATTTCTTCAATATTTTTGCAtgattaaatacaaaattaaaaccaCAATTATTATTCAACACTCATGCTTCATGATggaatacaaaattaaaacaaaactaGATTAGAATCATTACAGGGATTGCAGTGAACTTGGTAACATATACGATCGGAGTGATGCACCTTCCAAACTCAACCTCAGCCAATATTGTCACTGACTTTATGGAAACCTCATTTCTCCTATAATTTATTGGAAGTTTTCCAACAGATTCTTCCTTGACAAATACAAGATAATTGGAATCTTTGCTGCAATCCAAACACTGGTTTGTTAGTTAAGGTCCATATAAAATAACACGACATAAAAATTCCTATAAATCCAGCAATTatgggaattcaaattttaagcataaaaattttaagcatAAAACACTGGTGCTTAATTGCTGCACCTATTTTTTAATGAACTAACCAGtctctataaaataaatttaatttaactaaattgttgaccaaaaaaaaaaaagaaatccttaatcaataaaaattcatgAAGATTTTGGGATCTTAGCAAATAAAACCAAGCTTTACCAGACACGAAGACCATTTTATGTGTCGTGTTCACGTTGCTCAAACATATACTACTTTATCAAGTAGTATTTTTGCTACACTTCATCAAAGTATTAGCATTGCAAGACTAAGTAAAAAAGTACCTATGCAGCTGAATTCATCAACAAAAGCATGATCCTTTGGGCTAGAATCATCGAGGAAGGGATTTATTGAAGTCAAAGAATAGCCGTGAATTTCGTCGAAAACCATGCGTTGAACAGGATCGCATAGCACCTGCACACTGCAATAGTCAATCTGCAATGCAGAAAATATAGGATAAAGTTTCAATGAACATAATTTAAGATATTCAAAATGAAAACTACTGCATAGACTTCATTGATGAATGTGCAGAAATTTCCTCAacccattttcattttttaccaGCAGCGGCACTCTGAATTCTCAAACCCCCTTTTCattttcattaatcttctctatctttctctgttttgaaatttttactCAAATCAAATGGCACTCTTCGTGCTTCATCCTTATTATACTGTAAATCCCAATTGTCTCTTTCAATATCCCTCCCTTCAAACTTGGCaccctcttcctctcttctttacTCATTCTTATTGccctctctttttctctgtCCCCTTTCTTCAAAGAGAGCCACCTTCAGAGATGGAAACTCGTGCCGCCGCAAAGAGGAGGGCCATGACCGCAAACCTCACTGAGAATCAACCCCTCAAGAGGAAGCGCGTTGTGTTGGGGGGTGAACTTACCAATTTTTCTACTGAAAATTTGAATATTCAAATACCAAAATCCAAATGCCTCAACAATGCCAAGCCCAAGAAAGCTTCTGTCACCGACAAGAACATCAAGGTTGTCTTGAACTTGTAAATTATATAGAGACTATATTTTAGATGTAAAACTTGTAATAATCAATTGTGATTTTGTAATGTGACTTGTTAAGATTTGGATTTTAAACACATCCTTTCAAGGGAAGTTGTTTCTTCATGTTCATAAATCCAGCAACAATTAAGCATGttcataaaaattcaatcattgttttttaaatgaaaaagtataattttgtGATACACACACTTTGAACCCCCTCCTCCCAATTACCAATGCATAGGCCATATGTCCCATGGGCTATGGCACATACATTTCTGTTtatctcaaaattaatatagaaAATGATGGTGACCAGATTAAACATGGAGTAAATCTGAGAACTTGTAAAATAAAGACTTCATAAGCTGAAGAGAACTCATTCAAATACCTGGCAAATCCTGTTGAAGAAAGCCCAATTATGTCTGCTAGAGGAATTCAGTGATGAAGAACGTCATTTTCTTATACAACTGTCAGAGGCAAGTATTTGATTAGCCACTTCATGATATCCTATGGCTCCATAGTATCAATTTAGAACACCCAACaagagaataaattagatttagAGCAATCAAtagcattaattttttttagcagCAATTCTTTTAGCTATCATAAGGTGATGAACAAGCAAAAGCAGTGCACCTCCACCACTTGCATGTACTTGAGGTTAAGGTCAATCATTATTCTACATGCATACTGGATCTAAATGCAGCTAAATAGCagcaaaacataaataatatcAAATGTATGTTTGGAAATGCAAACAAAGGAGATATGGACCCCATACAAACTAAACAAAAGATGAAACTTTAGATATCAAAACCAGGAATATAGGAATAGACTTACATCCATCAACAGGCCCATTAGCAGCAAAAAGagttttcttccctttttcggGACATCCCTTGCCAAATGTGTCACGCCACCACATATTTTACAACAACCATCCTAGTATAAACAATTACTTAATATAGATTAGACAGTTGATTCAAGTGTTTGGCTAATACATCATGATATATTTGACAAGGCAAAcaagaaagagaaacaataatacCTTAGGATAGATACCATGAGCATTTTGAGGGCAGTTTTTACTCAAGTGTCCTTGCTGTTTACAGACAAAGCACTCTGCAAACTTTGTCCCTCATGCATCACCATTGAAACACTTCATCTCATAAGAAAACAAATTAGAACACAACCAAAAGCTTAACAAAAAAGAAGTCATTCTAATATTCTATCAAAGGCTTTAAGTAACAATGTTTCATTGTTCAGTAAAGTAGAAAGCCCAAGAGGATGATTATAAATTTGTAGTAAACTGCTTATAAGAATTCCAATTCATGGAGTGGCTAAATTTTCTTCAAAAGCACCCTACCAAGGCACACCAATTGCCTCTGTCCCATGCTCCAGTTCTCGCCATTTTCGCTAACTGCAGCATCAATTTTGCCTTAGCAATAACTTCAAAGGTTACTATATCACTAAATTCATGTAGAGTAATCAAAATTTTCCTAGTTATAAATTAGGAGgatatataattattgattCAAGAAAAATAGAATGCAAACCTGGAGAGTCCaactttccttcttttcttctaacTTCATCACCAAGTTGACACTTTTCAAGGGCCTATGTATAATATGATAATGTAAATGTGTTAATATGCTTGAGTTAGAAGTATTATAAGTCAAATAATTTGGAATTTTGGATACGGAATCTTTTTAACAAACTAAATCTTATTTTGTGTCAAATTAATTACATTCTATACAACAATTTCATCGGGCCTAGAAATGATGGAATCAATATTTGAGTTTTTTCAATTGGCAATATCAAACAAAACagaaattagaaattagaatCCAAGTTTAGTAAGAAAAAGCAAATAGAAAACAGAGGATATGAAAACCTAATAATATATGGTTTTTAACAGCTTAATCAGCAAATAAACAACTTAATCAAAACCTAAATTCAAAACCTAACTACTAAATAACCAATTAAAAACCTAAATCAACTAATAGTTatacatcaaattaattattacgtAAAGATTAAAGAGGATTGAAGGAGAAAGATACTAACTGAACAAGAGAACTAGAACTCACCAGGCTGTGGGACGAGCAGCTGATGGAACCGGTGAGGAGACGACGGCACGAGAGGATGAACCAGAGGCAAAACGACGGTGTGAGAGGATGAACCAGAGGCGAGACAACGCGAGCTGGAGTGAGAGTGAGAACACGCGATTGTGGTTTCGATTCGCAAACCGTGAGATCGATTAGGCGGAGCAAGAGCTTGAAGAGACGGAACAAGAGATGATTGAGGAGGAACCAGAGGTGCAGCTTcgagagtgagagtgagaacGATGCGTAAAACGGGGAGAAAATGAAAATACTCGCCCCTTTATATATTTGGTAACGTTTGTAcctgatttttattttcttttttttcaaaaaagtgtATTTTGCTAACATTTATTTTACAAGTGTTgctaacaatatatttttattagaataactaacattttaaaaagtgtTACTTTAAAAATGTTAGTAAATGTCTAAATTCTAGTAGtgcccctaaatttataaaccgaagtattgaacctcggatcgttctccctaggaattacaataaagtgttcttgttattgattatgagttattttgggatttttgagattttagacaagaattataaatggcaagaaaaataaactaacaactaacaaagctcttggcaagatatgagaattaaaagtcctatcctagttatcctcctcaattgtgacaacaaattattcattgctctcacttagttaacctctaaccatggaggaaaagtcaagtggatgaatcaatttaattcctcaagtcctaatcaactcctaaaggaaagactagctttagaggcattcaaatcaattagcaacttctaattatcaatcaacaaaggaattagataactcaagagtcactaattatctacctaggccaagaggaacaaaacctacactaaaatccaaccaagcatttcatcaaatacttggaaggtacaaaagaaaagcaaagcaaattgacaacaattattgaaaagaattaacaacaacaattaaaagaaacacatttattatgaattaccttgattgaattgaaagagagtagaagaaacaaaagtagatctacaacaaaacacaaaaacaacataaaagagattacaacaaaagaatggaagaagaatgaatgtaacaacaaagaattgaagagtagaagtagaagaaagagtGAATAAAAACCTAGAtataagaactaaacctaatcttaatcataatcctagagagaagtgagagcttctctctctagaaactacttctaactacttctaaaactaaactatgactaatgatgactagtatgttgattccccttcaatcttTGGCTTAAATagtatcagaaatgagttggattgggcccacaaggcttctaaaatcgctggccacgagttgcattaagtggatcatgtgccaccatcggcgcgtccacgtaccgtgcgcgtgcgcgcccatatGCATGATGCAACTATggaaaatcttatatcgttttgaagccccgatgttagctttccaacccaactggaaccgcatcatttggatctctgtagctcaagttatggtcgattaagcgcaaagaggtcggcttgacagcttttgcgattcctacattccttcatgagttctccatttttacatgcttttccttcattcccttgatccaatctttgcctcctaaattgAAATctcttaacaaacacatcaaggcatctaatggaatcaaggtgaattaaatttagctattttaaaacctaaaaagcatgttttcactcttaagcacaattaaaggagaagttataaaaccatgctatttcaatagataaatgtgggtaaaaggttataaaatcccctaaatcaagcacaagataaaccctacaaatgagGTTTATCAATCCTCAACCAAAAGGTAATCTAAACAAAgtaattttgcactcttgtcACAAAAGGAGCCCAACAATGTgaaacaagctcttgaagatccatcatgggtcaaagccatgcaagaagagcttgctcaattcaacaagaatgaggtttggacactagtacctcatTCGGATGGTAAGAATGTAATGGGTACTAAGtgggtttttaaaaataaacttggtgaggatggacaagttgttcgtaacaaggctagattagtggcccaaggttacgatcaagaagagggtatagattttgatgagtcttttgctctggtagctagaatggaagcaattaggttgcttcttgcctatgctacCCATAAGGGcttcaaaatgtttcaaatggatgttaaatgtgctttccttaatggctttattgatagagaagtgtatgtggctcaaccCCCCGATTTTGAAGACAAAGAATTTCCaaaccatgttttcaaactctctaaggctctttatggccttagacaagcttcaagagcttggtatgaaaggtttagtgccttcttgttggaaaatcaatttcaaaggggtaccaccGACACTACTTTGtttattaaagcatctaatgatgatattcttctaattgaagtttatgtggatgacattatgtttggatcggccaatgagtccttgtgagaagagtttggaaaactcatgactagtgagtttgaaatgagtttaatgggagagctaactttctttcttggcctccaaattaaacaaactcctagctAGTGGTACatttattcaccaaggaaagtatgcaCTAGAACTAATCAAGAAATTTggcctagaaaactctaaaccaatgggaacaccaatgcttcctaacactaaacttgaaaaggatgataatgggaaagatgtggatgaaacaaggtatagaggaatgattggttcactcatgtatcttacctcctctagaccggatattattcaaagtgtgggtgtatgctcaagatttcaatctcacccaaaagaatcccatcttTCAGCCGTTAagcgcatcattagatacattaagggaactAGTGATTATGGCTTGTGGTATCCTAAATCTGATGACTTTTGTGCAGTAGAGtgttgtgatgcagattatgcgggagatagggtggatagaaggagcacatgtggcatgtgttgcttccttgggaGATCACTCAAtatgtggtcaagcaaaaaaCAAGCAACCGTGGCCctatccacagc is part of the Arachis duranensis cultivar V14167 chromosome 1, aradu.V14167.gnm2.J7QH, whole genome shotgun sequence genome and encodes:
- the LOC127744911 gene encoding uncharacterized protein LOC127744911 encodes the protein MVFDEIHGYSLTSINPFLDDSSPKDHAFVDEFSCIDSNYLVFVKEESVGKLPINYRRNEVSIKSVTILAEVEFGRCITPIVYVTKFTAIPAQETKWKYFLQSDVTKLDY